TCCTCTTTAAACCGCTTTAAGATTCGCTTCCGCACCTCGTGAATAATCCGGTATTGATTGACAACCTCTTCAATCCGAAAATTCAAGGTGAACTCCAGAGCACTGGCCCCAAACCCTGGAATCAATCGAACCGTCGGGGCCGGTTCGGCCAATAATCCCTTTACCTCCTGAACAGCCTTAAGGGCTTCGTCATAAAGAAGGGTCTCCACCCGGTCCGGGTCCTGATCGTAGCCAACCGATACCGGGATCTGTATAACCATCCTTTTATCCGGCAAGGAGTAGTTGGTTACGATACTTTGAGATAATTTATTGTTCGGGATGATTACCATATTATCGGACAGCATCCGGATCCGCGTCGTCCGCCAGGTAATATCTTCAACCGTGCCTTCCTGGCCATTTTCCATTCGGAGAAAGTCGCCGATTCGAATGGATTTTTCCAGGAGGATATGGATGCCTGCAAAAAGGTTTGACAAGGTATCCTGCAGGGCCAGGGCTACGGCCAGTCCTCCCACGCCCAGGGCGGTAATCAGCGGGGCAATGGAAATTCCCAGGGTAGCCAGAATGATCAAAAATCCAATGGCCAGAATCGATCCCTTGATGATTCCAAAGGCCAGGCCGGTCTGGGGAATGGGGAGGCTCAGTTTCTGAATATAATTTCTGAATAAGGCCCCGGTCAAGTTGGCAGCGGCCACGGTTATCGACAGGATCAGGATGATTTCTATCAGTTTGTTGATGGTTGAGACATATCTGACCGGGATATCGGATATACCGACCCCGATGGTCAGGGCTATGGCCAGGCACCAATAAAAAGAAGGGGTT
The genomic region above belongs to Deltaproteobacteria bacterium and contains:
- a CDS encoding mechanosensitive ion channel family protein; its protein translation is LITLLSLGSFIFIRSVALRFLLRWIDSTSKMGEIVFLSFKTPSFYWCLAIALTIGVGISDIPVRYVSTINKLIEIILILSITVAAANLTGALFRNYIQKLSLPIPQTGLAFGIIKGSILAIGFLIILATLGISIAPLITALGVGGLAVALALQDTLSNLFAGIHILLEKSIRIGDFLRMENGQEGTVEDITWRTTRIRMLSDNMVIIPNNKLSQSIVTNYSLPDKRMVIQIPVSVGYDQDPDRVETLLYDEALKAVQEVKGLLAEPAPTVRLIPGFGASALEFTLNFRIEEVVNQYRIIHEVRKRILKRFKEEGIEMPFPQQMIHLRKS